Below is a genomic region from Spirosoma radiotolerans.
AAGCATTTCGAGAAGAACTGGCGTGAAGCAAAAAAGTCAGCGCTACGGCGGGGAGCCTACCATTTTTATCATCCCACACGTGATCCAGTTAAACAAGCCAATAATTTTATTCGAACGGTAGATTTGAACGAGGGTGACTTTGTTCCCGTCGTTGACTTCGAGGTAATAAATGGTCAATCGGATGAAACAATTATCAACGGCTTGCGACTCTGGCTCGAAACCGTTGAGGAACACTATCATGTACGGCCAATTATCTATACGAACGGTAATCTCTACAAACGGTACATTAAGGATAACCTGGGTGAATACCCGCTTTGGATCGCCGACTATTCGGCCAAACACCTGCGGAATTACGATGCGGATAAATTATACCTTTGGCAACATAACCAGAGTGGCTGGGTTCAGGGTATTCGGGGGCAGGTAGACTTCAACGTGTTCGTGATGGATGAGGATCGAATGAAAGATATCTGTTTGTAAGGGTTTTATCGCTGTTTAAAAATAAACGGGCCTGAGCCCGTTCATATAGTTACTTTCGTCAGGGCCGCCGGACCAGCTAACCAGTCTTTTGCCTTTTCGCCAAAAGTTTTCATGTGGGCCATCTGGTTATGGGCCTGCAGACCCGCTTCATCATCCCAGCGTTCGTGCATAATAAATCGTTCGGGATGTTCTGTGCTCTCGTATAATTCGTAGAGTTGACAGGCGGGTTCGGTCCGAACGGCCAGAACCAGTTCGTGCAGGGCATTTTTGAGGTTGGTCTCAGCACCAGCTTTGGCGGTGATTTCGGCAAATACTAAAAGAGGCATCGGTTATACGTTTTATTAACAAAAGCGGGAAGACCTAAAATTTACCGTTGCCATATTTCCCAGGCCTTTTCAGCCTGTAATTCCAGCATCCGCAGCCCATTATGCACTGCTGCGCCATGTTCCTGACCAAGCTTCATGAATTTCGTCTCGGTAGGATTGTAGACCAGGTCATATAAGAGATGACGGGCCGTCAACAAGTGATAAGGGAGCGTGGGAGCTTCGTCAATTTTGGGATATGTGCCAACGGGTGAACCATTGATAATCAACGGGTAATCATCTACCATGTCAGTTAGCTCGTCATACGTTAGGGTATTGGTGCTTTTCGTTCGTGACACATAGGTATACGAAATTCCCAGATCAGCCAAAGCGACCGTAACTGCTTTCGATGCACCACCTGTGCCAAGGACCAGCGCCTGTAGCTCATCAGTTGAACGCCCAAGTAATATCAGCCAATCGACCAGCGATTGCCGAAAACCATAGTAGTCGGAGTTGTAACCGGTTCGGGAACCATCAGCCTCCAATTTAATCACATTAACGGCGCCAATCTTCTCCGCCGACGCATCCAATCGATCCAAATAGGGTAGAACCGCCTGTTTGTGAGGAATCGTAACATTTAGGCCCCGCAAACCAGGCAAAGCCAGCAGATCGGGCAATGCGGTAATGGCAGGCATTTCGAACAGATCGTACCGGCTGTCGGAGATACCCTCCCGTTCGAATTTCTCCGTAAAATAGCGTTTTGAAAATGAATGCGTGAGCGGGAAGCCAATAAGGCCGTAGCGTGTCATAGTACCTTGTTAAAAACACTATGCCACTGCTAAAAGCAATGGCATAAGTAATGTCCATTAGAATACAGAATATTTAGCGAGCCCGCTTTTTGAAAAACTCAATAATAATAGGCACGATAGATAAGCCGACTATGCCAAATACCACGAGCTCGAAGTTTTTCTGAACGATTGGGAAGTTTCCAAAAAAGTAGCCCAGCAGCGAAATGCTTGTTACCCATAAGATGGCCCCAAGGATACAGAACTTAATATAGGTGCCGTAACTCATGCTTCCAGCGCCTGCTACAAACGGGGCAATGGTGCGCACAATCGGGATAAATCGGGCAATGATTACAGTTCGTCCCCCATACTTATCGTAGAACTTTTCTGTTTCGGTGATGTATTCGCGTTTAAAAAACAAGATACGTTCGCGGGACTTGATTTTTGTTCCCAGAAATTTACCGACAAAGTAATTGACATTATCACCTAAGAGGGCAGCTACAATGAGCAGCGGAATAATTATCCATACACTCAATTCATTGGTGGGCCGTGCGGCCAGAGCACCAGCAGCGAACAACAGGGAATCGCCGGGTAGCAGCGGCATCACAATTAATCCTGTCTCCGTAAATATGATTAGGAAGAGGATGGCATACAGCAGTATACCGTACTCGTTTGCCCACAGATCGAGGTAGCGATCAAGATGAAGCAAAAAATCAAGTAACGATTTAATAAGATCCATATGGTTTGCCTCTACTTATCTAAAAATTGTAAGAATGTATCACCACGTAGCCCTAACCGAATGGTTTCCAGAGGAATAACTTCGTGAGGGGCAATGTTGCCCAGATTTACGTTCGCACCGAGCAGTTTAACGAACCAAACCTGCTGTTCTTTTTGGGGGGCCTCCCATAAGATGTTTTCGAATGGCACCTGCGTTAAAATTTCTTCCACCAGCCCCTGTCTAACTTCTCCGCTCGACCGGAACAGGCCAACAGTACCGCCTTCACGGGCTTCACCAATTACTTTCCAGGCACCCGCTTCCAGCTCGGCTTTCATCAACTGAATCCATTTGTAAGGTGGAATAATTTTGGCCTCGTCTTTTGAACCCACTTCTGAAAGTACGGTAACCTGAGTGGCAAGCTGCCGTATGTATTCGCACTTATCGTCCTGATTCATATCAATCGATCCATCAGATACTTCGGCATGTTCCATCCCGAATTTGTCTAACAACCGGCGATAGTCGTCGAACTGATTTCGCACGACAAAAGCTTCAAACAAGGTTCCGCCGAAATACACTGGAATACCTGCTTCGCGATAAATGGCCAATTTTTCGCCCAATCGCGGGGTAACAAATGAGGTTGCCCAACCCAGCTTAACGATATCTGTGTGTTCAGCAGAGACAGATAGAAAATCTTCTACTTCCCGGAGGCTTAACCCCTTATCCATAACCATAGTCAGCCCACTTTCACGGGGTTTTTCGGTTCGATCGGGTATCTGCGTAAGCGTATAATTCATGAGGAGAAATTACGTAGGCGTATTAAAAACGCCCAAAAGTAGTACAAGTCTTGAAAAACTCCCAAGAAAGTACATAAATAATAGCATGTTATAGACTTCTAGCTTAGTTAAGTACTATTTTTGTTCCCATGGATAACATCACAAATCCCCGGCTTGAGTTCTTTCGCGCTCGAATAGGGCAGGATATGAACGAAAGTATATCGCCGTTTGGCCGCTGGCTCAACGGCACCATCCGCGAGGTCGATTATGGCCGGCTCGTGGCTGATTTTACGGTTCGCACCGACATGACGAATCCAGCCGGCGTTTTGCACGGTGGCGCGGGGGCGGCTATTCTGGATGATTTAATTGGCGCTATGGTCTATTCGCTCGGTCGGGAATATGCCTATACGTCGGTTAATCTGACAATCGATTTTTTACATGCAGCTCGTATGGGCGACGTGGTTACGACAGTGGCTGAAGTTATACGGGAGGGAAAAAATATTATTCATTGCGAAGGCCGTATCCTGGCTTCTACAGGTAAAATTATCGCTAAATGTGCGACCAATCTAATTCAGACATCCGTCAAAATAGAACGTTGATGTGGTATCTGGAAAATTAATGGCAATTATTTTCATACCATCGATTTGTTACAATTTATAATTTCGCTCGTCTAAGCGAATCCACTTATATAATTGTCTATGTTGACTAAACAATACCCGGAAAAAATGGATTATTCCAAATCGAAAAGAGTTGGTAGTGAGTAGTACTACCAATCTTTACCTTATGTAGATAATCTCTAGAGAATCGGGTGGTGCACAAGATAATAGCTGGAACAAATAGAACGAATAAAGGAAGAAGTAAGAAAATCTGGGGGATTTAACGTTTGTTTGGCGTTGAGACGAGCAATTATTTTTTTATCACCTTATTCTTACTATTATTGACCATTAATAAAAAAGAGGCCAGTTTTGAACACAATTCAATCAAATTGGTAATACCAAGTATTACGACGATCTAGCCAAATTTAATAAGTCAAATTGACTTGCGGAATACCCTATAAATTTGGTCAACTAGATTATTTCGCGACAAAGGTGAAAAAAAAACTGATAGATGAATTGAGTTTTGCAATTCAGTCTTAACATTGCAGAAAAATAGCGGATTGTGGGGCTGCTTGATGAAGGTATTCATCAAATGACCTGTGTGGTTGGTCAGAATTGTTGACCATGATTTAAGGAACAGGGATTTTTTTTTGCGGATGAACATAAAGTTATGAGCAACCTCGAAACATTTATCC
It encodes:
- a CDS encoding glycoside hydrolase family 25 protein, yielding MKTRVLVKLIVQRYGLWIAAFFIVLITVWVVRSRKADQLDWQFVRAFGIRLPMRYGIHGIDVSRHNDRINWARVRQMEADGVRLQFVFIKATEGATLADKHFEKNWREAKKSALRRGAYHFYHPTRDPVKQANNFIRTVDLNEGDFVPVVDFEVINGQSDETIINGLRLWLETVEEHYHVRPIIYTNGNLYKRYIKDNLGEYPLWIADYSAKHLRNYDADKLYLWQHNQSGWVQGIRGQVDFNVFVMDEDRMKDICL
- a CDS encoding putative quinol monooxygenase codes for the protein MPLLVFAEITAKAGAETNLKNALHELVLAVRTEPACQLYELYESTEHPERFIMHERWDDEAGLQAHNQMAHMKTFGEKAKDWLAGPAALTKVTI
- a CDS encoding shikimate dehydrogenase family protein; this encodes MTRYGLIGFPLTHSFSKRYFTEKFEREGISDSRYDLFEMPAITALPDLLALPGLRGLNVTIPHKQAVLPYLDRLDASAEKIGAVNVIKLEADGSRTGYNSDYYGFRQSLVDWLILLGRSTDELQALVLGTGGASKAVTVALADLGISYTYVSRTKSTNTLTYDELTDMVDDYPLIINGSPVGTYPKIDEAPTLPYHLLTARHLLYDLVYNPTETKFMKLGQEHGAAVHNGLRMLELQAEKAWEIWQR
- a CDS encoding DedA family protein — translated: MDLIKSLLDFLLHLDRYLDLWANEYGILLYAILFLIIFTETGLIVMPLLPGDSLLFAAGALAARPTNELSVWIIIPLLIVAALLGDNVNYFVGKFLGTKIKSRERILFFKREYITETEKFYDKYGGRTVIIARFIPIVRTIAPFVAGAGSMSYGTYIKFCILGAILWVTSISLLGYFFGNFPIVQKNFELVVFGIVGLSIVPIIIEFFKKRAR
- a CDS encoding phosphosulfolactate synthase, producing the protein MNYTLTQIPDRTEKPRESGLTMVMDKGLSLREVEDFLSVSAEHTDIVKLGWATSFVTPRLGEKLAIYREAGIPVYFGGTLFEAFVVRNQFDDYRRLLDKFGMEHAEVSDGSIDMNQDDKCEYIRQLATQVTVLSEVGSKDEAKIIPPYKWIQLMKAELEAGAWKVIGEAREGGTVGLFRSSGEVRQGLVEEILTQVPFENILWEAPQKEQQVWFVKLLGANVNLGNIAPHEVIPLETIRLGLRGDTFLQFLDK
- a CDS encoding PaaI family thioesterase, with the protein product MDNITNPRLEFFRARIGQDMNESISPFGRWLNGTIREVDYGRLVADFTVRTDMTNPAGVLHGGAGAAILDDLIGAMVYSLGREYAYTSVNLTIDFLHAARMGDVVTTVAEVIREGKNIIHCEGRILASTGKIIAKCATNLIQTSVKIER